From one Catenuloplanes nepalensis genomic stretch:
- a CDS encoding beta-L-arabinofuranosidase domain-containing protein yields MPFAPLPRRHVLRLAGAGAIVSATASLTGATPASAAEIPPVRPDLGVGAHPFPLGQVRLTAGRFLDNQNRTLTYLRAVDTGRLLYVFRANHRLSTGGAAANGGWDAPTFPFRSHTQGHFLTAWAQAWAVLGDTTCRDKANHIVAELAKCQANNAAAGFTAGYLSGFPESDITAVENRTLTNGNVPYYCIHKTMAGLLDVWRHIGTDQARTVLLALAAWVDTRTARLSTAQMQAMLGTEFGGMNAVLADLYQQTGDQRWLTVAQRFDHQAVFTPLASGQDQLNGLHANTQVPKWIGAAREFKATGTTRYRDIAANAWNITVGAHTYAIGGNSQAEHFRPPHAIAGYLTDDTCEQCNTYNMLDLTRELWLLEPDRAAYFDYYESALLNHLIGAQNPASAHGHVTYFTPLRPGGRRGVGPAWGGGTWSTDYDSFWCCQGTGLETNTKLMDSIYFHNGTTLTVNLFVPSVLTWAQRGITVTQTTTYPVSDTSTLTLSGTMSGSWSLRVRIPAWTAGATIAVNGTAQNVAVTPGSYAVVTRAWAAGDTVTVRLPMRVIMKAANDNAAVQAVTYGPAVLCGDYGDTTLNALPSLTVASITRTGGLAFTATANGQPVNLRPFHDAHGINYTVYWNTAATTTYKLVNAVSGLVLGVQDMSTADGGPAVVWGDTGTADHRWERIADGAHVRFRNVNSGKVLGVENMSTADDARVLQWSDTGTADHRWTLIDNGDGTVRIRNAHSGKLLGVLGGSSTWGTQAVQRPDNGSADNRWRLLAG; encoded by the coding sequence ATGCCATTCGCACCGCTGCCCCGCCGCCACGTCCTGCGCCTCGCCGGTGCCGGCGCGATCGTCTCGGCCACCGCGAGCCTCACCGGTGCCACGCCCGCCTCCGCCGCCGAGATCCCGCCGGTCCGCCCGGACCTCGGCGTCGGCGCGCACCCGTTCCCGCTCGGCCAGGTCCGGCTGACCGCCGGCCGGTTCCTGGACAACCAGAACCGGACGCTGACCTACCTGCGCGCGGTCGACACCGGCCGGCTGCTCTACGTCTTCCGCGCCAACCACCGGCTCTCCACCGGCGGTGCCGCGGCGAACGGCGGCTGGGACGCGCCCACGTTCCCGTTCCGGTCGCACACGCAGGGCCACTTCCTCACCGCGTGGGCGCAGGCCTGGGCGGTGCTCGGCGACACCACCTGCCGGGACAAGGCGAACCACATAGTGGCCGAGCTGGCGAAGTGCCAGGCGAACAACGCTGCGGCCGGGTTCACCGCCGGTTACCTGTCCGGGTTCCCGGAGTCGGACATCACCGCGGTCGAGAACCGCACGCTCACCAACGGCAACGTGCCCTACTACTGCATCCACAAGACGATGGCCGGCCTGCTCGACGTGTGGCGTCACATCGGCACCGACCAGGCCCGCACCGTGCTGCTCGCGCTGGCCGCCTGGGTCGACACCCGCACCGCGCGGCTGAGCACCGCCCAGATGCAGGCGATGCTCGGCACCGAGTTCGGCGGGATGAACGCGGTGCTGGCCGACCTCTACCAGCAGACCGGGGACCAGCGGTGGCTCACCGTCGCCCAGCGCTTCGACCACCAGGCCGTGTTCACCCCGCTCGCGTCCGGGCAGGACCAGCTCAACGGGCTGCACGCGAACACGCAGGTGCCGAAGTGGATCGGCGCGGCGCGGGAGTTCAAGGCCACCGGCACCACCCGCTACCGCGACATCGCCGCCAACGCCTGGAACATCACGGTCGGCGCGCACACGTACGCGATCGGCGGCAACAGCCAGGCCGAGCACTTCCGGCCGCCGCACGCGATCGCCGGCTACCTGACCGACGACACCTGCGAGCAGTGCAACACGTACAACATGCTGGATCTGACGCGGGAGTTGTGGCTGCTCGAACCGGACCGGGCCGCGTACTTCGACTACTACGAGTCCGCGCTGCTCAACCATCTGATCGGGGCGCAGAACCCGGCCAGCGCGCACGGGCACGTCACCTACTTCACGCCGCTGCGGCCGGGCGGGCGGCGCGGGGTCGGGCCGGCCTGGGGCGGCGGGACGTGGAGCACCGACTACGACAGCTTCTGGTGCTGCCAGGGCACCGGCCTGGAGACGAACACCAAGCTGATGGACTCGATCTACTTCCACAACGGCACCACGCTGACCGTGAACCTGTTCGTGCCGTCCGTGCTCACCTGGGCGCAGCGCGGCATCACGGTCACCCAGACCACCACCTACCCGGTCAGCGACACCAGCACGCTGACGCTGTCCGGCACGATGAGCGGCTCGTGGAGCCTGCGCGTGCGGATCCCGGCGTGGACGGCCGGCGCGACGATCGCCGTCAACGGCACCGCGCAGAACGTCGCCGTCACCCCGGGCAGCTACGCCGTGGTCACGCGCGCGTGGGCGGCCGGGGACACGGTCACGGTACGCCTGCCGATGCGGGTGATCATGAAGGCGGCCAACGACAACGCGGCGGTGCAGGCCGTCACGTACGGGCCGGCCGTGCTGTGCGGCGACTACGGCGACACCACGCTGAACGCGCTGCCGTCGCTGACCGTCGCGTCGATCACCCGCACCGGCGGCCTCGCGTTCACCGCGACCGCGAACGGCCAGCCCGTCAACCTCCGGCCGTTCCACGACGCGCACGGCATCAACTACACCGTCTACTGGAACACCGCGGCCACGACGACGTACAAGCTGGTCAACGCCGTGTCCGGGCTGGTCCTCGGCGTCCAGGACATGTCGACGGCCGACGGCGGGCCGGCGGTCGTCTGGGGCGACACCGGCACCGCCGACCACCGCTGGGAACGCATCGCCGACGGCGCCCACGTCCGGTTCCGCAACGTCAACAGCGGCAAGGTGCTGGGTGTGGAGAACATGTCCACCGCCGACGACGCGCGCGTGCTGCAGTGGTCCGACACCGGCACCGCGGACCACCGCTGGACCCTGATCGACAACGGCGACGGCACGGTACGCATCCGCAACGCCCACAGCGGCAAACTGCTCGGCGTCCTCGGCGGCTCCTCGACCTGGGGCACCCAGGCCGTCCAGCGCCCGGACAACGGCAGCGCCGACAACCGCTGGCGGCTGCTGGCCGGCTGA
- a CDS encoding DUF1990 family protein: protein MRRAMIPGLAAAPLTYEEAGATRAEPMPGGYHHVHRDVSIGRGPEDFARAATALLTWRMHEAAGLSVIHADGPAAPGAVVVLQLPPRFLIPCRVVYTVDEPGRRGFAYGTLPGHPESGEEAFIVILTDAGDVRIHIRAFSRPATLMTRAAGPINRLVQRYATDRYVSALQRLARTG from the coding sequence ATGAGGCGCGCGATGATCCCCGGGTTGGCGGCGGCCCCTCTGACGTACGAGGAGGCCGGCGCCACCCGGGCCGAGCCGATGCCCGGCGGCTATCACCACGTGCACCGCGACGTCAGCATCGGCCGCGGCCCCGAGGACTTCGCGCGGGCGGCCACCGCGCTGCTCACCTGGCGCATGCACGAGGCCGCCGGCCTGTCCGTCATCCATGCCGACGGCCCGGCCGCACCGGGCGCCGTCGTCGTGTTGCAGCTTCCCCCGCGCTTCCTCATCCCGTGCCGCGTCGTCTACACCGTCGACGAACCCGGCCGGCGCGGTTTCGCCTACGGCACGCTGCCGGGCCACCCGGAGAGCGGCGAGGAGGCCTTCATCGTCATCCTGACCGACGCCGGCGACGTGCGAATCCACATCCGCGCGTTCAGCCGCCCCGCGACGCTCATGACGCGGGCCGCCGGCCCGATCAACCGGCTGGTCCAGCGGTACGCCACGGACCGCTACGTCTCCGCGCTCCAGCGCCTGGCTCGTACCGGATGA